TAAAGTGGACATCtagaggtcatccacgtgtcaccatgccagcaaaggagtggacatcgggaggttaTCCACATGAAACAATATAGGTAAAAGAAAGggataaggcatgttgatccccatcaaatAGTTTCCTCTTATGAAATTCTTTCATGttatgctcacccatatgcccaagCTGTGTATGTCATAAGTTGGTatcatcaaattcagaatcaaTGGCTGCAGCTCCTCCTACAATTGTAGTACTCAGTAATGTATAAATGTTTCCATCTAACTTTTACTCTTTCATTACCATTAGATTTCCTTTGCACACCTTCATAACTCCacttttggacttgtaattgaatccattacaGTCCAAAGTGCCTATTGAAATTAGACTCTTCCGCAAGTTTGGAatgtgccttacatcacatagAGTTCTTACAGCATAATTAAACATTTTAATTTGTACATCTCCtattccaatgattttacatgAAACATCATTGCCTATAGGAACTAAACTTGAATTAATTGACCTATAAGTGTCAAACCACTCCTTTCTTTGGAGTCATGTGGTAGGAACACGTCGATTTTGAAGTGTCTTCTTAGTTTTCAACATTCTCTTTCTTCTAATTCGGACACTCCAATTTTATGTGGCTCTTTTTACCGCACTTAAAGCATtgaatatcctttttcttcttagaccGAGATCAGGTCATATTTTGACTCAATCAATTTATGAAATTTCCTCTCCCACAttcatggttacccttcaccacaagcccttcaatGTGTGAAATTTCATCGCAGCCCAATAACACGCTTGTTAGCTCTTCCTAATTCAGGGTCTCTTTACCCCATGTAAGAGTCATAACTAAGTTTTCATTGGTGTGAGATGTTGATAGGGAACTCAGTAGCATCAGCTCCTTGTCATCTtcctcgaatttcacatcaacccactttaaatcacttatgatttgattgaatgtgttgatgtgttggttcaaatccgaaccctccaccatcttaagccaatataacctttacttaagaaaaagtttatttgtAAGATACTGAGACATTTACCTACTTTCAAGCTTTTATATTACATTCACaagagaatcctcttccatgacgTGATGCCACACGTCATCAGTCAGACACAATTTGATAGTAAGCCACCGTATTTACCTCCAATTTCTTTCAAGTTGCCTCATTCATGCCTTTCAATTGAACACTATACAAGGCTTtaaccatcccttgctgcacaagcaaatccttcacccttctctgccgTAAACCGAAGTTCCttgttccatcaaacttgacaacgtcaaatttcgCAAACAAAGTACCCAAAGCCATTACGAaaagtgctctgataccaattttttgtatGAATTATATTTGCATAGCAGAATACCAATGCAACAATCAATGAAAGACAAATACAGGACACAACCAAGCAGTATATCTGAAAGTAATATAAACAACACAAGGacttacgtggttcggtaatgccTACATCAACAAGAGCAATTGGTAAAGAAATTTactatcttggtgtcaaaataCACTTACAATTATCTTCTTGAATTACAAATACACCCAGAAcagtgtatatataaagttctcagagggtttccctccaaaccctAACCAACTTAGTGTCTtccttttaaaattcaaaaatctacaTTGGGTTCCTGAACCAACCGTTGACAAATTGGgccaaattgtcaacggttttagacagaatgtaaattgtctgaattctggtgccaaaccatcaacggtcctggccaaaccatcgatggtttacCTGTTGCTTCTTAGCGCTATGATTTTCCACTATGTCTTCTTCTTGTAGATGTATCTCATTAAGTATATGAGACACATATCACAACATCCCCAAATATTGCTTCGAACCACTTCTAAAAAGTTATACAATGTTCCACTAGAACCATCTCGATCAACAGTTTTTCCCCTTTCATCATTAGGGACATCAAAGAATTTTCTTCATCAATGACATTTATATCTTTGTGGGTTATGGGGTGAATTTTACCTATATAatgcacaaattcaaattcaaaatctaaaatcaaGTTCCTAAATATAAGAAACTAgattattaaaataacataacatatagttttgattatgacaatttTGTTAAAACAAGCTAGTGAAACCGAACACATAAATGACGATGTGATTAGTATATGTGTGTTCTTCTATATGGTAGAGACTCGAGTTATAAATTGATAAAAAATTCTAAGCGACTCTTGAGTAAATGTACTTGAATTCAATTTAATTGGATTAGGATAAAGCTCCTTTCATTCCATGATATTTGACACAAAAACCTCTTTAGGGTTAGTAGCTAGGAGAGTCCTAAGTAAAATATTGCGTTCATTTCGGTCTGACTTGTGAGGATTGAATAATGACATTCAATTGCAGGTAGCATTGCTTCACAAGTCTCAATCGATTAAGAAAAATCGTAATGGTTAAAATTAGGGTTCTTTCATGTTAAATATCTTACCTTCAAATTTCAAGAGTAACAAGGGGTCTGTAGTAATGAGAGATGAAATAATTCTTGTTATGTAGTTGAGATCCAATATAAACTTCCaattgatgaaaatgagaaaaaagTCCTCATCGGTGTGGGATGTACACAACCAAGAAATGACACGTGAGGAAATGGGAAAGGAGAGACTAGCACAGTTCATCCCACAGTGAATTTGGAGAATTTGGATCTTTTATCTTTATTTCGTGTTCTAATTATATCTTACTTGGTGTTTCTCCAACCATGATGTCATTATGTCCAAAAAACTTACATAATTTTATaacataacaaaaataaaaaagaaaatatctTACTCAATCTTTGGTACACTAGAACgatgaataaataaaattataaaaacacctctactatattttatttaattcgTATGTGCCAATCAATACATTATCAAAATATAAATGAGGCCAAAGCACAACCTACGTCCCCGGCTCTCGATGGCTTAATTGGAGACCCCACAAATCCCAAGTACAAATATCCCttcattgaaaaaaatataaaaatgaacaaacaaataattacataaaaaattgTGCCACAAGCAATAATATAAAAGATTGCAGTCTCTAATCAAACAAATAATTGTGtgaatttttttttgcaaaattttctTTAAACTGCTCCCATGTCATCCTTGCCATTTTGTTTTGGAAGAAGATTCCAATAACAAATAGTTGGTGTGCAAAATCTTCTAAACCCAATTCCAGATTTGCAAGCATCCCCACTTGCAGATATTGggagttccaaaattttcatgCAGTTATTTGTCAGAATTTTAGAATATGATTGACTGacatagaaaattttaattaaattacaaaattttaaaaaataaataattaataattaataaaaatttcagGTAGCAGTTTGGAAGGATGAAGTTTAAATGTTAGATTTAATTTATGAAGAGTTAGAAGAAACTTAAtacattttatattatattttaaaatctatACAAATTCACAAAACACATGCATCACATatgcatccatatatatatatatatatatatatatatatatatatatatatatatatttgtatgtatgtatatagtcaTACAAGGTGTCCTATCCAAGTTCCACCACCACTTTCAAGTCTCGCTCTGAGATTCTACCATATTCCATGGATCGAAATCCATGGAAACACAACATGGAAGCAGCACCCAGCTGCCCCCGCTGCGCCTCCCCCAACACCAAATTCTGCTACTACAACAACTACAGCCTCTCCCAGCCCCGCTTCTTCTGCAGGTCCTGCCGCCGCTACTGGACCAAAGGAGGTTCCCTCCGCAACGTCCCCGTCGGCGGCGGCTGCCGCAAGAACCGCTCCACCCCCTCCCTTCGCCCTCCACCGCCGGCCCATCATGGCAGCCGTACTTGCGGCCCATTCACGCGTTCTTTTCACATTACGCCCCAAAACGACCACCCACTTGAGCGGAGACCCGGCAACTCGAATCTCAACGGGGACTCGTCGACAGATGGACTCGGCGAGGCCACCGGCGCCGGCGGGTCGGATATTGATCTGGTTTCTTTTCATGCGAATTTCTTGGATGATCGGAGCTCGAGCTCTGAATTTGATCCGCTTGAACTTGTCGACCATCACCGAGTCAATTCGTCGCCATTCATGAACATTGTTAGTCCAACTAGTGATTTCGACCGCCATGGTTTATGGAAAGCTCTGGACTCATCTGTTGCCGCTCACCAGGTGTTTGATGGAGATGATGACCATCGGCGGCAGAGGAATAGTGCTCTGGGTTTCCCGACCAATTTAGCGACGAAGGAAGAAGCAGCTGTGGTTGATGAAAGTAGTAATTTGACTAATATCTGGTGGGATGCTTCAACCACGCCTAATTATATGGAGCAATTACAAGACTTTGAATTGCTAGCGTGCGATGAGGATCAGCCAATCATTTCTGCAAATCTAATATGTGATAACTCGTCTGCCTTTGATCTCTCCGGGTTATGACCCTTGTATGTTGCATTCTTGTCCTCTGATCTCAACACCTTAGAAACTTATATTTGCATTATATTCTCCTCCTCCCcctccttcttctctctctctctctctctctctctctctctccaactagGTGGCACCATAGGTAAGAAGAAATTATTTAGTATACGAGTGTATATACTAGAACTAATATAATTTTACCATCTatacaaaaaaataatgataattatctaatattatatatatatatatatatatatggtaaattcATGTCAGTTTTGATATATACATCTGATCTACCTAATATTTTTTTGTGGATAAGAGTTATACCGGGGAAGGTAGTGTATCCATATGACAAATTCCTTTTTATACATGAAAGCTCTATgcatttctattttattatacCTTGCCAAATTAAACTCCAAAACAATTTGTTGAAATAAATATCATTTAGATTCTAATTTAATTTGAAATAGAGTGATATTGGGTCATATTTGGGGTGCATATTTTGAACTTTTAACTTTAATGTGTGATTTTagataaaattcaaaaattttgtatTTATCTTGTCAAAatccacataaattcaaatttgaagTTAGAACTTCAAAGCAACAATTTTTTGATGAGAAAAAATATACTACTACCAATGAAAGCGTATTAcaatgatattttttatttatttatttatttatttttttgttttgtttttgttttaatgAATAATTAAGCAGTTCTATGGTAAAGGTATCTTGTCCAAGCCTGGAAGATATCATATAAGGGATCCACCCTTTTATGTGTCCATATTTATGTTTGGTGTCTTGGGTTCAACTTGGCTTTAATAGCAAGCTTATTATCGTAAGGAATTAAATTATGGAAGTCAAGGGCATCAAGTAGACTTccctgttttgttttgttttgttttatttttctttttaaacacACTCTTACTTCTTTCTTGTCTAAAGCACACAAATGATCAAGCTTgtgagtttgaaaatgttttccTTTTCATCATGTTTCTCCATCACTCTCTCCCTCTAAACTAAAACTAAAGGAAGTATCCCCAAATATAAAATTATCACTAGCATGCATTTGGGTGAAGATCATAGGATACCCAAACCACACATTTCACTCACAACAAACAAAAATATGCTCAAGGGTTTCTTCCTTCACCAGTAGACAAAAAAGGCAAACAATATCAACATTCATCCTCTCGTGCAAATTGTTGATTGGACAAACAACTGCAAGCATGGTTACACTAAAGGAGGAAGAGGTCTTTTGATTTCCATCCTTAATTAATATGTTCAGAGCGACCATAATCTATATTTGACCTACTAACTTGGGATTTGTCAAACTTTTAGACCCTAATACAATGTATGATATATAAAATTGAATGGATTAATATTGAAATGATATTAAGGGATAAAAAGTATATCACGaacatgtaaaaataaaatgatcgATCAATTCATTTCCTTTCTTGTGTATCAAACATTAAACTACATCTTTAGTTGAAATTCTCTTTAtacaaattttatggtttttctgtGTATAACAATGGTAAATGACAACCTAGATATTGGATATGGAGGAGTCAAGGCACTTCTACAagtttaaattaagaatttaggTTGTCTAGGATTTAGGATCTTTTCTAAAGTTGATGAGTCTTCCAGTTCCCACACTCCATGGGGCTTAATTAAAGAGTCTCATAAACTTGGCAACGATTTTCCAAAACCAAAAAGAATTGGGATCCAATTGTTTGCAAAATTCCCCAAAGTGACTCCATTTCATGATGTTAGAGATTGGGGATGGTCTTGAAAACAAACACAAGTAAGCAATCACAAGAAACACCGAAGTTACGTGGTTCAGCCAAACttggcctacgtccacgggagagagaaagtttcattatatcaataggaaatacaATGAAGGAGGAGTAACACACTCAAACTCAACTCTCAGCTCAACCTATTTGCCTCTCAATCACCATTTACAACACACAACTCACTTGCTTACACCACCGCTTACACTTGTGCCTATATATTTCTCTACAACACAAAACCCATTTTATAGGGGAAAAGAATAGACATTGGGATAGTCTAGCATGTGTAACATTTATTAATCAAAGAGCATGTGTAACATTTATTGAGCCAAGATTTGCAAACTACAAATCCTTGATTATAGAGATACAATATTCTCATTTATTGCAACAACATGTGTGGCCCAATGAATCACCCCCTCCAAATATGTGGGGGCAACAAAGTGTCGGCTACTCTGGTGCTACAACACTGTTTCCTCGCCTTATTCTCTAGGAGATCACATCCCCTTGCGAGAGTGCCTGCACCCCCCCTAATGGGGTGCTCGTGCAGTGATCATCTTCTGGATAATTTCAGTGGATCTTAGAGGCCCACTGAATTTAAGCACAACTCCCATTTCTCTGTACTCATTGTCTTTGTTAATATGTCTATCAGGTTTTTGCTACCAAGGATCTTCTTAACTGCTAATACCCCTTCATTTAGAAGAGTTATGATGAAGTGATAGCGGAGTCCGATATGCTTGGTCTTTGAGTGAAATGCTGAATTTTTCGCCAAATgtatgacactctgactatcactatGCAAAACACTCTTCGTCTACTTAAAACCCAACTCTATCAACAAACTATATAACTAAATCATCTCTTTTCTGGCTTCTGTCATAGCTACATACTTCGCCTCTGTAGTGGATAGTGCAACGatcttttgtatctgtgataCCCAATTAAGGGCAGTAGCACTTATTGTGAAGACATAtcctgtaagaacccgaaccatgatctATGGACTTGTTATGCAAAGAGGGGTGAAAATGGAATTTGCACagaattcgtcaatgagaccatAATTCTtcgacgaaggttgaaggcttctTATTGACGAAATTCAAAAGCTCATCGATGAGTGAATGTCGAGAGGTCCATGAAAATTTGGaatatctggctcgtcgacgaggctaccgattcatcgacgaggctagtgaagaattcgtcgacgaggacaccaattcgttgacgaatccacctGGGTCAAAGGTGCCATAAATGagattttgggttgctttgggactAAGCTTCCCTAaaaacacactctctctctctctctctctttagaactctccctgcgcgctctctctctctctttagtttTCTTTGTTGATCGTTGCCTAGTTTGTAAATCTAACGATACTGTGAGAATCAggaaaggattctctatgtttttagcagatcggaatctcgtttcgaaggattttgggttttaggctaaaatcgaggtaaggctcgatttttgtttctaattcagtatatgtgtagtagtacggtttgtaagcatgtactgtactgtggtttgtaggttttggagtcttgatTCGTAATTTTGGGtatcgtagagttcgtagttggatttcgggttaaggtaaggggattctgtttatatcagtttattttcaaaatcaagatcggtaagtttgtaggctatgatcgtatgtatgttttggttacttctTTGGGGAAATTTATCAGGCAAAAATACGaaattttcgggttatagttttcaagaaaattgggaatttcaggtatcatctctacttggtttggaaaactgttggttatgctaaaactgtattattgaggtgaccgtaatccatatttttataaactgtatacttgaatttgtaaacgatataaTTTTtcgtataccaaataagtgtggtatgtatggttgtatgtatttgttccaaggatttgtaaaacaactatgtggtagctaattaccgtacgttgaaatgtatagaaatgtgagttccaaaatgatttcagAGATTTGTAAAACagtcatgtatcggttaactaccatgggcgagagtggccggctctatatctggggtgtgaaatatcgcaagtatgttccggctggtcaccgaagggtgtgttctacaccgtatgtagcaatgtaatcactattgagCCTGATTCGTCGCAttatagttgcgtatgtagcaatgtaatcaatgtgagactaggtgaccttgtgtagttgcgaatgtagtaatgtaatcactattgggcctgagtcgtcgcattgtagttgcgtatgtagcaatataatcgatgtgagactaggtgaccttgtgtagttgcgtatggagctatataatcactgtgggcctcggtcgtcgcagcatagttgcgtatgtagcagtGTAATCActatgagacgaggtgaccttgtgtagttgcgaactagtgtgacgacactgactgtatgttttgggtatcgtatgtactggaatggtttttgtgaaaatactggaactgtatgtatatatatgaaactgtatgaaaatgtttcgaactgtatcgtattttgtagtgttatgaagtatgtaaaataacactcgtatgccacacactgatataacctgctttcttctttactgagaggtgtctcaccccaaatgtacataaaatatttttcaggtccttcaggtagctgtaattagcatcctagcatcttggagcaagggtgtcgtagctagtgctagtacctattaggtacaagttttggtatccaggctatcgggatggttttgtagacacctagggtatgttttgtattatgggaatgtatatcctagcttataTAGGCtttggtatgatactggttatgtataaaagactgtatttcgctgcgtattttggATAAGTTTGGATGTTTGTGTGTATGcatgtgggcatccgttcaccccacggggtcagaccttctatttgtattgtatcatgtacgcttaaattgatacagagacaggttaggttactttatttACACCTAGGACCCACtcgcgggtttggggcgtgacatatCCAGTAGTGCTTCTTTAGTGTTCTATCTCGCCAGCAAAGTCTACACCCACATATCCCTACAATGTCATATCATTTTTGCCAAAACATAAACATTTGTTAATTGTACCTCAGAGATATCTTAATACCCATTTGATCTCTTCCCAATGGATTTTCCTTGGATTCGACATCAATATGCTAACAGTTCCTATTGCATAACTGAGATATGGTCTCGTGCAAACCATGGCATACATAAAAATTCCTACAGCTAAAGTGTATGAGATATTGtcaatttctttttttctcttcctctgactctagaGGCCGAGTCTTTGATAATTAGAAATGGCCGGCCAATGGTGTGTTAACTGCCTTAGCATCATTCATGTTGAACCTTCTAAGAATCCGCCTAATGTACTCACCATTAGACAACTTTAGGGTTCCCTCCTTTTTGTCTCTAGTGATTCCCATTCCAAGAATTTGCTATACTAAACCCaagtctttcatctcaaatttagTGGAAAACTACTTTTTCAATTTTATGATGTCGTCTATATTTGGTCTTGCAACTAACATGTCACCAACATAAGGAAAAAGAACTATGTAACTTCATTTATACCTCTTGAAATAGCAGTAATGATCAGCGTTGCACTTGCGATAGTCATTCTTTTGCATAAAGCCATCAAATTTCTTTTACCACTACCTTGGAGCCTATTTCAAACCATATAGACTCTTATTCAACCTGcaaataaatttttctttgattttctttgcAAAACCTTTAGGTTGGTGCATGTATATCTTCTCCTctagatcaccatggaggaaagcagtttttacatctaactgctcaaggtATAGATTCTCTACTGTGACAATGCTCAAAACCGACCGAATGGTCGTGTGATTCACAACCAGTGAGAATATTTCTAAGTAGTCAATGTCTTCTATATGTTGGAAGCCTCTGACAacgagtcttgctttgtatcttctATAACCATCATGCTTTTATTTTATGCAGTACACCCACTTGTTCTAAAAAGATTTTCTCCTTTGGGTAACCTAGCTAGCTCCCAAGTCCTATTATCAGTGAGGGATTTCATCTCATACTTCATGGCAAGTTCCCACTTGTTAGCCTCATCCAATTGACATATTTCATCATAGCACTCTAGGTCACCTGCATCAGTTAGTAACAAGTAATTCAAATATCTTCTATTTGGTATATGAGGTAGGAAAGACATCCTTAATACCAGAGTTTGAGTCGAAGTTAGGATCTGTGGTGCTTCTGTGCACCCCTCTATGATAGATTCCTCTGTCTGGGAATTATCAATTTCCTATTGTGCCATATTTCTAACATTGGTATCATCCAACTCTACAATATTATCGGGATCATTTTGTGCGGGATTATTTGATGATGTCACGTCTTTGTACATAACCTTTTCATTGAATACAACATCTCGACTTctaattattttcttgttttgatcattCTAGATACAGTAACCAAACTTATCTTCACTATATCCAATGAGTgtgcatttttgagattttggatcaagcttgccCTTAGCTTGATCACTAATATGCGTATAAGCAGTACAACCGAGaacttttaaatgtgaaagttTTACCTTTTTTTGCCTCATACCTCCTTTGGTAAGTTGAACTGCAATGGTACTGATAGACTTTGGCTGATTAGATAAGTACTTGTGCTAAACACTTCTGCCTAAAACTATTTTGGTAaacctgtcacgccccgaacccgatgAGTCTCGAGGTGCGACTTTCAATAAACATGCTATAATTGATGTGATAAATATAAAGCAACGAAAGTAATTTGAAAATATCGAATATTTTATATAAGAGTACTTAACAACTGTATATACATGATATCTCCAATATTTACATTTTGTGAAATATACAAACATCTTTAACTAgtactatacaaatattaattttaaactgcATTCTCTAATCCCGTCTagatgcttgctatgcctgattccCAGCATGTCTTGTATAACTATCTGTAATGTGGAATAATAATTAGGGAGAGATGACGCTTAGTGAGTAAGAAAGATTATTACCAGTGTATGGCTAAGATAAGCTTTATAGTGTAAAAATTCATCTAATAACTAATATTTAATATCATAACCATTAAAAACTGCATTTGAACAACTGTACatcatttataaattattttcatccAAATAACCGCAtgcatatatctatatatttgtACTTCCCTTTATACTTTTCCTGCACATTTTCATTTAGCCCTACTAAACGGCGCTCTGTTCACATATATAATTATGTATCATCGTGTAGGCCCTTTAAATATGaccatatatatatgcatacttttcattatatatatgcatacttttcattcaaatcatcatttaggcctaTCATATGGCTCTgatcatataaatatataaatatgtataaagaaACTCCTTTTGGCTTATGTGTGACATGTTTACCCCCAGGACTGGGTTATGCGGACTAGACTTAACTAGttggccaaccaaactaaatcatcATTATTGAGTATAATTTTCCCTATCAAGTCATAGTCTGACGCAGGTGTTCACTCAGAAGAAATCAATTGTCATATAAAACGACTCTGTAAATAGTGTAGGTGCATTCATGATCATTTGTAACTATAACCAGTGGTATTGAGCATCATAACTGCTGAGTCATTAGGGTTCTGAAAACATATCATTACAATTTATGCAATCGAaatagtaataatacaaaaattccataatttctcaatataaaccaagtaataattataatattataaaaatttcatccttgctaatttatttaatttaaactaaaataacCACATACCACAATATTTGTGTGCCAAtaattatttattgttcataaaATTTTATAACGCTGTAAATTATCTGAATGGATTAAAATACTTCCTTTAAAACAATAAACATGTAAatataaatgtgtatatatacataGACTTGAAATATAAATAGGTATCTATATAAACTATAAGTATGAATAGgtatatattcatatacatacatacatacgtatacatgtatatatatatacatatatacatgtatacgtatataaatatgtgtaaaaaatataaataggtatatatacatatatatatatatatatg
This Malania oleifera isolate guangnan ecotype guangnan chromosome 11, ASM2987363v1, whole genome shotgun sequence DNA region includes the following protein-coding sequences:
- the LOC131168233 gene encoding dof zinc finger protein DOF1.8-like; this encodes MDRNPWKHNMEAAPSCPRCASPNTKFCYYNNYSLSQPRFFCRSCRRYWTKGGSLRNVPVGGGCRKNRSTPSLRPPPPAHHGSRTCGPFTRSFHITPQNDHPLERRPGNSNLNGDSSTDGLGEATGAGGSDIDLVSFHANFLDDRSSSSEFDPLELVDHHRVNSSPFMNIVSPTSDFDRHGLWKALDSSVAAHQVFDGDDDHRRQRNSALGFPTNLATKEEAAVVDESSNLTNIWWDASTTPNYMEQLQDFELLACDEDQPIISANLICDNSSAFDLSGL